A single region of the Halorussus gelatinilyticus genome encodes:
- a CDS encoding MFS transporter yields MRLAETLPTGNVAKYYLYRASMAAGFTTPIWYYYIEVNVESYALVGAVDAVWWAGLLLFEIPTGIVGDRIGRRNGLLLASGLVTVAQVAMAASSEFVHFAVVMGFWAFASTFRSGTADAWLYDTLKARTNEDEFAAVRGRGNAVMYVVTGATGILGGYIADAWMPAAYLVSACVTALSVPVLLSFPESTPGREGADEGDADDAEQFTVVDALPIVREEFSKPPLRSFVPYLGLFVGVYWGVNFFVQPFSVETLGLSVSSVGWLYGGFTAVAAAVSYRTDAIRSVVGIRRWFLLAPPLLGALFVGVALVPATAIPVFLLMRASRGVTMPLANQYVNDHVESVGRATVLSAAGMVYNVVTIPFELGAGHLADALGIVPTIGLFGGILVVGSAAFLAAGSPLADRRAAPEESAG; encoded by the coding sequence GTGAGACTCGCGGAGACCCTCCCGACGGGCAACGTCGCCAAGTACTACCTCTATCGCGCGTCGATGGCCGCGGGGTTCACGACGCCCATCTGGTACTATTACATCGAGGTCAACGTCGAGTCCTACGCGCTCGTGGGCGCTGTGGACGCCGTCTGGTGGGCCGGTCTCCTCCTGTTCGAGATTCCCACCGGCATCGTCGGCGACCGCATCGGTCGCCGGAACGGCCTCCTGCTCGCCAGCGGACTCGTCACCGTCGCGCAGGTGGCGATGGCCGCCTCCAGCGAGTTCGTCCACTTCGCGGTCGTGATGGGGTTCTGGGCGTTCGCCTCGACGTTCCGGTCCGGAACCGCCGACGCGTGGCTCTACGACACGCTGAAAGCCCGGACGAACGAGGACGAGTTCGCGGCGGTCCGGGGACGGGGCAACGCCGTGATGTACGTCGTGACGGGCGCGACCGGCATCCTCGGGGGGTACATCGCCGACGCGTGGATGCCCGCCGCCTACCTCGTTTCGGCTTGCGTGACCGCGCTGAGCGTCCCCGTCCTGTTGTCGTTCCCCGAATCGACGCCCGGACGCGAAGGGGCCGACGAGGGCGACGCCGACGACGCCGAGCAGTTCACCGTCGTGGACGCGCTCCCGATCGTCCGCGAGGAGTTCTCGAAGCCGCCGCTCCGGTCGTTCGTCCCCTATCTCGGTCTCTTCGTCGGCGTCTACTGGGGCGTCAACTTCTTCGTCCAACCGTTCAGCGTCGAGACGCTCGGGCTGTCGGTCAGTTCGGTCGGGTGGCTCTACGGCGGGTTCACCGCGGTCGCCGCGGCGGTCAGCTACCGGACCGACGCGATTCGGTCGGTCGTCGGCATCCGGCGGTGGTTCCTCCTCGCGCCGCCGCTCCTCGGCGCGCTGTTCGTCGGGGTCGCGCTCGTTCCGGCGACGGCGATTCCCGTCTTCCTCCTCATGCGCGCCTCCCGCGGCGTGACGATGCCGCTGGCCAACCAGTACGTCAACGACCACGTCGAATCGGTCGGGCGGGCGACGGTGCTGAGCGCCGCGGGGATGGTCTACAACGTCGTCACCATCCCCTTCGAACTCGGCGCGGGCCACCTCGCCGACGCGCTCGGCATCGTCCCGACCATCGGTCTCTTCGGGGGGATTTTGGTGGTCGGGTCGGCGGCGTTCCTCGCCGCCGGGTCGCCGCTCGCCGACCGACGGGCGGCTCCCGAGGAGTCGGCGGGCTGA
- a CDS encoding phosphoglucomutase/phosphomannomutase family protein, whose amino-acid sequence METPISFGTDGWRATLDEFTAPRVRMVGQAVADYLREVEDRDGGTVAVGYDARETSRGFAEELCRVLAANGFDALIPPRDCPTPLAVWTIADRELAGALVVSASHNPPNYNGVKFFPHDAAPALPEVTDEIMARIAEPRALPDDEQGSVREEDLLEPYADHAFDVVGVGPDEDETLDDLEVVYDAMHGSGRGFTDELLERAGATVHRRRCEQDAEFGGTNPEPSAENLQGLVEEVRERDADLGIANDGDSDRIAVVTPDRGFLDENLFFAATYDYLLEDDSGPAVRTVSTTFLVDRVAEAHGEEIVETAVGYKWVAEAMGEHDALIGGEESGGFSIRGHVREKDGVLMALLAGAVESERSYDDRVDALLSEFGEIHQSKISVDCPDDRKQDVLADLEAQLPEEVAGERVEEVNDTDGFKILLEDGSWLLVRPSGTEPKMRVYAEAASEERVEALLNAGRELVEPLV is encoded by the coding sequence ATGGAGACGCCGATTTCGTTCGGAACCGACGGCTGGCGAGCGACGCTCGACGAGTTCACCGCACCGCGCGTCCGGATGGTCGGGCAGGCAGTCGCCGATTACCTGCGAGAGGTCGAGGACCGCGACGGCGGCACGGTCGCGGTCGGCTACGACGCCCGCGAGACCTCGCGCGGGTTCGCCGAGGAGCTGTGTCGCGTGCTGGCGGCCAACGGGTTCGACGCGCTGATTCCGCCGCGGGACTGCCCGACGCCGCTGGCGGTCTGGACTATCGCGGACCGCGAGTTGGCGGGCGCACTCGTCGTCTCGGCGAGTCACAACCCGCCGAACTACAACGGCGTGAAGTTCTTCCCCCACGACGCCGCGCCCGCCCTGCCCGAAGTGACCGACGAAATCATGGCCCGCATCGCCGAACCCCGCGCGCTCCCCGACGACGAGCAGGGGAGCGTCCGCGAGGAGGACCTGCTGGAACCCTACGCCGACCACGCCTTCGACGTGGTGGGCGTCGGTCCCGACGAGGACGAGACGCTGGACGACCTCGAAGTCGTCTACGACGCGATGCACGGGTCGGGCCGCGGGTTCACCGACGAACTGCTCGAACGTGCCGGCGCGACCGTCCACCGGCGGCGCTGCGAGCAGGACGCCGAGTTCGGCGGCACGAACCCCGAACCCAGCGCCGAGAACCTGCAGGGCCTCGTCGAGGAGGTCCGCGAGCGCGACGCCGACCTCGGCATCGCCAACGACGGCGATTCGGACCGAATCGCCGTCGTGACGCCCGACCGCGGTTTCCTCGACGAGAACCTCTTCTTCGCGGCGACGTACGACTACCTGCTCGAAGACGACTCCGGCCCGGCGGTCCGGACCGTCTCGACTACCTTCCTCGTGGACCGCGTGGCCGAGGCCCACGGCGAGGAGATAGTCGAGACCGCGGTCGGCTACAAGTGGGTCGCCGAGGCGATGGGCGAACACGACGCGCTCATCGGCGGCGAGGAGTCGGGCGGGTTCTCGATTCGGGGCCACGTCCGCGAGAAGGACGGCGTGCTGATGGCGCTGCTCGCAGGCGCGGTCGAGAGCGAGCGCTCCTACGACGACCGCGTGGACGCGCTTCTCTCGGAGTTCGGCGAGATTCACCAGAGTAAAATCAGCGTGGACTGCCCCGATGACCGCAAGCAGGACGTGCTGGCCGACCTCGAAGCCCAACTCCCCGAGGAAGTGGCGGGCGAGCGCGTCGAGGAGGTCAACGACACCGACGGGTTCAAGATTCTGCTCGAAGACGGGTCGTGGCTGCTGGTGCGCCCGAGCGGGACGGAACCGAAGATGCGCGTCTACGCCGAGGCCGCGAGCGAGGAACGCGTCGAGGCGTTGCTGAACGCGGGACGCGAGTTGGTCGAACCGTTAGTCTAA
- a CDS encoding GNAT family N-acetyltransferase codes for MVRITRATADDRLGVRRVLDAAMLDVRDDLRERVAAGDVLVASEGDEDSGERETPVLGALVLVPLSDDAPDASGDEAAHIDAVAVRRARRGRGVGTALVRAAAAHRARLTAEFDPGVRPFYDALGFEISPVEGDDDRLRGRYDADGAD; via the coding sequence ATGGTCCGAATCACCCGTGCCACCGCCGACGATCGACTGGGCGTCCGGCGCGTCCTCGACGCCGCGATGCTGGACGTCCGCGACGACCTCCGCGAGCGCGTCGCCGCCGGGGACGTGTTGGTGGCGAGCGAGGGCGACGAGGACTCCGGCGAGCGCGAGACGCCGGTTCTCGGTGCGCTGGTTCTCGTGCCTCTGAGCGACGACGCGCCGGACGCGTCCGGCGACGAGGCCGCGCACATCGACGCCGTGGCGGTCAGGCGCGCCCGCCGGGGCCGGGGCGTCGGGACCGCACTGGTCCGCGCCGCGGCCGCGCACCGCGCCCGTCTGACCGCCGAGTTCGACCCCGGCGTCCGCCCGTTCTACGACGCGCTCGGCTTCGAGATTTCGCCGGTCGAGGGGGATGACGATAGGCTTCGCGGGCGCTACGACGCCGACGGGGCCGACTGA
- a CDS encoding peroxiredoxin family protein, with protein MAARRPNRTRTPPEDNAAIVLLFQRDYYSRACREQVRAVADRYGEFRERDAAVVSVLPESEEKATKWQTKTHSPFPVVADADKSVAEQYGQPTRFGKLGGLHDLLGRLPQTAILDARDGDLRLFAVHRGEGTDDRPPVDDVLAMVDRMLR; from the coding sequence ATGGCCGCGCGGCGACCGAACCGCACGCGGACGCCGCCCGAGGACAACGCCGCTATCGTCCTGCTGTTCCAGCGCGATTACTACAGTCGGGCGTGCCGCGAGCAGGTCCGGGCGGTCGCCGACCGCTACGGCGAGTTCCGCGAGCGCGACGCCGCGGTCGTCTCGGTTCTGCCGGAGTCCGAGGAGAAGGCCACCAAGTGGCAGACGAAGACCCACTCGCCGTTCCCGGTCGTCGCCGACGCCGACAAGTCGGTCGCCGAGCAGTACGGCCAGCCGACCAGATTCGGCAAGTTGGGCGGTCTCCACGACCTCCTCGGGCGACTACCCCAGACCGCGATTCTGGACGCCCGCGACGGGGACCTGCGACTGTTCGCGGTCCACCGCGGCGAGGGCACCGACGACCGGCCGCCAGTGGACGACGTGCTGGCGATGGTGGACCGGATGTTACGGTAG
- a CDS encoding polymer-forming cytoskeletal protein: protein MKTRLAVVLAALVVLAAVPAPVAADETRSGGTVVVEAGETVNEDLTAFGGTVVVRGTVNGDVTAFGGNVFVDGRVNGDLEAFAGNVRVNGTVTGNVTAAGGNFLLAQGGEIGGELETAAGNVVVEGEIGRDARVGAGTIRLGPSAVVGGDFVYDGDLDRASGARIDGRVREEPNVNLGVGVGGPLFPDWLGAVYGFLVNFVLGAVALLVFPRFSAGVASRAIADPLRSAGVGLLLFVGVPILLVLLFVSLVGIPLGLFGVLLYAVALWLGYVYGAFALGGWLAGVADNDSKWVALAVGLVAVSLVGFVPILGGLVQFVVLLLGLGALALGGRRRYGGRDETAADSTL from the coding sequence ATGAAAACCCGACTCGCAGTCGTCCTCGCGGCGCTGGTCGTCCTCGCGGCAGTCCCCGCGCCGGTCGCGGCCGACGAGACCCGGAGCGGCGGGACCGTCGTCGTGGAGGCGGGCGAGACGGTCAACGAGGACCTGACCGCGTTCGGAGGCACGGTCGTCGTCCGCGGCACCGTGAACGGCGACGTGACGGCGTTCGGCGGCAACGTGTTCGTTGACGGGCGGGTGAACGGCGACCTCGAAGCGTTCGCCGGCAACGTCCGCGTCAACGGCACCGTCACCGGCAACGTTACCGCCGCTGGCGGGAACTTCCTGCTCGCGCAGGGCGGCGAAATCGGCGGCGAGTTGGAGACCGCGGCGGGCAACGTCGTGGTCGAGGGCGAAATCGGGCGGGACGCGCGGGTCGGCGCGGGCACCATCAGGCTCGGCCCGAGCGCGGTCGTCGGCGGCGACTTCGTGTACGACGGCGACCTCGACAGGGCATCCGGTGCCCGAATCGACGGCCGAGTCCGCGAGGAGCCGAACGTGAACCTCGGCGTGGGCGTCGGCGGTCCGCTGTTCCCCGACTGGCTCGGTGCGGTGTACGGCTTCCTCGTGAACTTCGTCCTCGGCGCGGTCGCACTGCTCGTCTTCCCGCGGTTCTCCGCGGGGGTCGCGTCGCGAGCTATCGCGGACCCGCTCCGGTCTGCGGGGGTCGGACTCCTGCTGTTCGTCGGCGTTCCGATACTGCTCGTGTTGCTGTTCGTCTCGCTCGTCGGGATTCCGCTCGGCCTCTTCGGCGTCCTGCTGTACGCCGTCGCGCTGTGGCTCGGGTACGTTTACGGCGCGTTCGCGCTCGGCGGCTGGCTGGCCGGGGTCGCCGACAACGACAGCAAGTGGGTCGCGCTCGCGGTCGGTCTCGTCGCGGTCTCGCTGGTCGGCTTCGTCCCGATTCTGGGCGGTCTGGTTCAATTCGTCGTCCTCCTGCTCGGTCTCGGCGCGCTCGCACTCGGCGGTCGGCGGCGGTACGGCGGCCGCGACGAGACGGCGGCCGACTCGACGCTGTAG
- a CDS encoding replication factor C small subunit → MSEVESEAESEADEAAESDEGVAPDDATDATEAARGEIWIEKYRPERLDDVAGHEDITERLSRYVERDDLPNLLFSGPAGVGKTTSAVAIAKELYGDDWESNFLELNASDQRGIDVVRDRIKNFARSSFGGANYRIIFLDEADSLTSDAQSALRRTMEQFSNNTRFILSCNYSSKIIDPIQSRCATFRFGPISEEGVTEQILKVAEQEGIETTEDGIEALVYAADGDMRKAINALQAAAVMGEVVDEEAVFTITSTARPEEIEEMVTYAIEDDFSKARSILDDLLTNKGMAGGDIIDQLHRSVWEFDLSDEATVRLMDRVGEVDYRITEGANERVQLEALLASLSLE, encoded by the coding sequence ATGAGCGAGGTCGAGAGCGAAGCCGAGAGCGAGGCCGACGAGGCGGCCGAATCGGACGAGGGAGTCGCGCCGGACGACGCGACCGACGCCACCGAGGCGGCCCGCGGGGAGATCTGGATCGAGAAGTACCGCCCCGAGCGGTTGGACGACGTGGCGGGCCACGAGGACATCACCGAGCGCCTGAGCCGGTACGTCGAGCGCGACGACCTGCCGAACCTCCTGTTCTCCGGACCGGCGGGCGTCGGGAAGACCACTTCTGCGGTCGCCATCGCCAAGGAACTGTACGGCGACGACTGGGAGAGCAACTTCCTCGAACTCAACGCCTCCGACCAGCGGGGCATCGACGTGGTCCGGGACCGCATCAAGAACTTCGCGCGCTCGTCGTTCGGCGGGGCCAACTACCGCATCATCTTCTTGGACGAGGCCGACTCGCTGACTTCGGACGCCCAGTCCGCGCTCCGCCGGACGATGGAGCAGTTCTCGAACAACACCCGGTTCATCCTCTCGTGTAACTACTCCAGCAAGATCATCGACCCGATTCAGTCGCGGTGCGCGACGTTCCGGTTCGGTCCCATCTCCGAGGAAGGCGTCACCGAGCAGATTCTGAAGGTCGCCGAACAGGAGGGCATCGAGACGACCGAAGACGGCATCGAAGCGCTGGTCTACGCCGCCGACGGCGACATGCGCAAGGCCATCAACGCGCTCCAGGCCGCGGCCGTGATGGGCGAGGTCGTGGACGAGGAGGCCGTGTTCACCATCACCAGCACGGCCCGCCCGGAGGAAATCGAGGAGATGGTCACGTACGCCATCGAGGACGACTTCAGCAAGGCGCGCTCGATTCTGGACGACCTGCTCACGAACAAGGGGATGGCGGGCGGCGACATCATCGACCAACTCCACCGGTCGGTCTGGGAGTTCGACCTGAGCGACGAGGCCACCGTCCGCCTGATGGACCGCGTGGGCGAGGTCGATTACCGCATCACGGAGGGCGCGAACGAGCGCGTCCAGCTAGAGGCGCTGCTGGCGTC